Proteins from a genomic interval of Polyodon spathula isolate WHYD16114869_AA chromosome 1, ASM1765450v1, whole genome shotgun sequence:
- the LOC121298018 gene encoding activating signal cointegrator 1 complex subunit 2 homolog, whose product MKIVIVLACFLGKHNAFPLYLNNYASNSVEFLGYSGLGHNVVSYRQQALPYVPSYAPVYQQQPGLRVTQQVARQPSILMPAHGPMNPQIVMPVQWPMEPPSLMPAQDPMNPQVFFHNLGNLPPQVVLTPQINLVPNGPSQQDQAPQSPNQPPQDPQMQPQQPRLPNQVLPRQHNQGFPYYFAYQFPQQQSHLPKPTQLPGEQQTQQPTNQPASGSLQKISPLEGQGILSEASVAPTTPAYSDTI is encoded by the exons ATGAAGATTGTGATAGTACTAGCCTGTTTTCTAGGCAAACACAATGCTTTCCCA TTATACCTGAACAACTATGCAAGCAACAGTGTGGAG tttttggggTACTCTGGACTTGGCCACAATGTTGTTAGTTACAGACAACAG GCATTGCCATATGTCCCCTCTTATGCACCTGTATACCAACAACAACCAGGCCTTAGGGTGACACAGCAGGTTGCTAGGCAACCTTCAATACTCATGCCAGCACACGGACCAATGAATCCTCAAATAGTAATGCCAGTGCAATGGCCGATGGAACCTCCTAGCCTAATGCCAGCGCAAGATCCAATGAATCCTCAAGTGTTTTTCCACAATCTAGGAAACCTACCCCCTCAAGTAGTCCTGACTCCACAGATCAATCTAGTTCCTAATGGACCATCTCAGCAGGATCAAGCACCTCAGTCACCAAATCAGCCTCCTCAAGATCCTCAAATGCAGCCACAACAACCGCGGCTGCCTAaccag gTGTTGCCTCGACAACATAACCAG ggCTTTCCATATTACTTTGCATATCAATTCCCTCAGCAGCAAAGCCATCTACCAAAACCAACTCAACTGCCAGGGGAGCAGCAGACACAACAACCAACCAATCAGCCAGCCTCCGGGTCATTACAG AAAATATCACCTCTAGAAGGACAGGGCATTCTGTCAGAAGCATCTGTTGCACCAACCACTCCAGCATACTCTGATACCATCTGA
- the LOC121297895 gene encoding uncharacterized protein LOC121297895 isoform X2, with product MKFMVFLVCFCSANIVCQVYSRDISASREKLGLNGGMVNGLPQMPQVVPGVPLLVFQQPGAPNGQQGLTGLPLTPQLNPSQLPQQALGVPQLQGQLLQIPHGMLTQLGFPQQPGAGLPYYVILPQSNAAGLQQPANPVQQQVQLQHSASGMAYPIGENAAPERTIQTLPVIEAQEPIPGTEMPAVTGEETQVPTGSIATGPASTGEAINPFSV from the exons ATGAAGTTTATGGTTTTTCTAGTTTGTTTCTGCAGTGCAAATATTGTCTGCCaa GTTTATTCGCGGGATATATCTGCAAGCAGAGAG AAATTAGGATTAAACGGAGGCATGGTAAATGGGCTGCCTCAGATGCCACAG GTGGTACCCGGTGTACCATTATTAGTTTTCCAGCAGCCTGGTGCTCCTAATGGGCAGCAAGGTCTAACAGGTCTGCCCCTCACACCTCAACTGAATCCCAGTCAGCTGCCTCAGCAGGCACTTGGCGTTCCACAACTTCAAGGGCAGCTTCTTCAGATACCTCATGGG ATGCTGACTCAGTTAGGCTTTCCTCAACAACCTGGAGCg GGTCTGCCATACTATGTTATATTACCTCAATCAAATGCAGCAGGACTGCAGCAACCAGCAAACCCGGTCCAGCAGCAGGTGCAGTTACAG cactcAGCATCTGGAATGGCTTATCCAATTGGAGAG AACGCAGCACCTGAAAGAACTATCCAAACTCTACCAGTGATAGAAGCCCAAGAG CCAATTCCTGGAACTGAAATGCCTGCGGTCACCGGGGAAGAAACACAGGTCCCCACAGGTTCAATAGCCACTGGGCCTGCTTCAACTGGAGAAGCAATAAACCCATTTTCAGTCTAG
- the LOC121297895 gene encoding nuclear receptor corepressor 1-like isoform X1: MKFMVFLVCFCSANIVCQVYSRDISASREKLGLNGGMVNGLPQMPQVVPGVPLLVFQQPGAPNGQQGLTGLPLTPQLNPSQLPQQALGVPQLQGQLLQIPHGMLTQLGFPQQPGAGLPYYVILPQSNAAGLQQPANPVQQQVQLQGLPVNVGNCIQQLAVAQAAAVAQAAQAAQAQAAQAAQAQAAQAAQAQAAQAAVKSGKRVKHSASGMAYPIGENAAPERTIQTLPVIEAQEPIPGTEMPAVTGEETQVPTGSIATGPASTGEAINPFSV; the protein is encoded by the exons ATGAAGTTTATGGTTTTTCTAGTTTGTTTCTGCAGTGCAAATATTGTCTGCCaa GTTTATTCGCGGGATATATCTGCAAGCAGAGAG AAATTAGGATTAAACGGAGGCATGGTAAATGGGCTGCCTCAGATGCCACAG GTGGTACCCGGTGTACCATTATTAGTTTTCCAGCAGCCTGGTGCTCCTAATGGGCAGCAAGGTCTAACAGGTCTGCCCCTCACACCTCAACTGAATCCCAGTCAGCTGCCTCAGCAGGCACTTGGCGTTCCACAACTTCAAGGGCAGCTTCTTCAGATACCTCATGGG ATGCTGACTCAGTTAGGCTTTCCTCAACAACCTGGAGCg GGTCTGCCATACTATGTTATATTACCTCAATCAAATGCAGCAGGACTGCAGCAACCAGCAAACCCGGTCCAGCAGCAGGTGCAGTTACAG GGTCTGCCAGTCAATGTTGGAAACTGTATCCAACAACTAGCAGTCGCTCAGGCAGCTGCAGTAGCACAGGCAGCACAGGCAGCTCAAGCACAGGCAGCACAGGCAGCTCAAGCACAGGCAGCACAGGCAGCTCAAGCACAGGCAGCACAGGCAGCAGTGAAATCTGGAAAACGAGTCAAG cactcAGCATCTGGAATGGCTTATCCAATTGGAGAG AACGCAGCACCTGAAAGAACTATCCAAACTCTACCAGTGATAGAAGCCCAAGAG CCAATTCCTGGAACTGAAATGCCTGCGGTCACCGGGGAAGAAACACAGGTCCCCACAGGTTCAATAGCCACTGGGCCTGCTTCAACTGGAGAAGCAATAAACCCATTTTCAGTCTAG
- the sparcl1 gene encoding SPARC-like protein 1, with protein sequence MKIHSLVLLLLGSAFAVPITDSEELEKPNITSLKNSSQEIEEEELGYDDNDDFNKQEEGEPLAPTDHYALPGQTDNNGQHERTQDESLLEAGENSKKVNDDSKGRNENGSQESSGINSHEEDSDLTQYQDSDAGSQKVISSADGEEARAEHINDQDFTSKEEQANDEIQQSDDYTYENVMNSTDIQEEDNESQEESQDQDDNKGTKIKVEAQEDESGKQEDNSSSHQGGAAQDVSDSTQESEITSNDSADRSNDNVSKKKKNVQAKKPTEQGNGHQELQKSDQKEQLEASDNTVQKSRKRKSGKQVSVIGMNPVQIRATEDLYPQGGLARTVNVQEALVNPCEGIRCKRGKTCKANEENEPVCVCQDPSTCLPSVNEFEHVCGTDNKTYDTSCQLFATKCSLEGTKKGHRLHLDYTGSCKYIAPCQNDELAQFPLRMRDWLKNVLLQLFEFDMKTPGFLTAKQHLRAKKIYESQRRLQAGEHSIEMLARDFEKNYNMYIYPVHWQFAQMDQHPADRHLSHSELASLRAPLIPMEHCTSRFFQECDADKDKQVSFKEWCYCFGIKDEDMDANLLF encoded by the exons ATTACTGACAGTGAAGAGTTAGAGAAACCTAACATTACATCACTGAAGAACAGTAGTCAAGAGATTGAGGAAGAAGAGCTTGGttatgatgataatgatgatttCAACAAACAGGAGGAAGGTGAGCCACTAGCACCAACTGACCATTATGCACTGCCTGGTCAAACAGACAATAATGGACAACACGAGAGAACCCAAGATGAAAGTCTGCTTGAAGCTGGAGAAAACAGCAAGAAAGTCAATGATGATAGCAAGGGCAGAAATGAAAATGGCTCCCAAGAAAGCAGTGGCATTAATAGCCATGAAGAGGATTCTGATTTGACTCAATATCAGGACAGTGATGCAGGGAGCCAGAAAGTAATTTCTAGTGCGGATGGAGAGGAGGCCAGAGCAGAACACATCAATGACCAGGACTTTACATCAAAGGAAGAACAGGCAAATGATGAAATTCAACAAAGTGATGATTATACCTATGAAAATGTGATGAACAGTACTGATATACAGGAGGAAGATAATGAAAGCCAAGAAGAAAGTCAGGACCAAGACGATAACAAAGGAACCAAGATCAAGGTAGAAGCGCAAGAGGATGAAAGTGGAAAGCAAGAAGACAACAGCAGCAGCCATCAAGGTGGAGCAGCTCAAGATGTATCAGACAGTACACAGGAGAGTGAGATTACCAGCAATGACAGTGCAGACCGATCAAACGACAATGTtagcaagaaaaagaaaaatgtacaagCAAAAAAACCTACCGAGCAAGGCAATGGCCACCAGGAGCTACAGAAGAGTGATCAAAAAGAACAGCTGGAAGCGAGTGACAACACAGTCCAGAAAAGCAGAAAGAGGAAATCTGGAAAACAG GTTTCAGTAATTGGCATGAATCCCGTACAGATCAGAGCGACAGAGGATCTGTATCCCCAAGGTGGCCTTGCCAGGACTGTAAATGTGCAGGAAGCACTTGTCA ATCCTTGTGAAGGCATTCGCTGCAAGCGAGGCAAGACCTGTAAAGCAAATGAAGAAAACGAgccagtgtgtgtctgtcaggATCCTAGCACTTGCCTTCCCAGTGTGAATGAGTTTGAGCAT GTGTGTGGAACTGATAACAAGACATATGACACTTCCTGCCAACTATTTGCAACTAAATGCAGTCTTGAAGGCACTAAAAAGGGACACAGACTTCACCTGGATTACACTGGGTCTTGCAAAT ACATTGCTCCCTGTCAGAATGATGAGCTGGCACAGTTCCCTCTCCGTATGCGTGACTGGTTGAAGAATGTTTTACTGCAACTGTTTGAGTTTGACATGAAAACTCCTGGCTTTCTAACAGCAAAGCAGCATCTTAGG GCCAAAAAAATATATGAGAGCCAGAGGCGCCTTCAAGCTGGTGAACACTCTATTGAGATGCTTGCCAGGGACTTTGAGAAAAACTACAACATGTATATCTACCCAGTGCATTGGCAGTTTGCACAGATGGACCAACACCCAGCAGACAG GCACCTCAGTCACTCTGAACTGGCTTCGCTGCGTGCTCCCCTCATTCCTATGGAGCACTGTACCTCACGGTTCTTTCAAGAGTGTGATGCTGATAAGGATAAACAGGTCTCTTTCAAAGAATGGTGCTACTGCTTTGGGATCAAAGATG aggACATGGACGCCAACCTCTTATTCTGA